The following are encoded in a window of Rhizobium sp. WYJ-E13 genomic DNA:
- a CDS encoding DUF2007 domain-containing protein has translation MHELIRANDPVLLSFAESLMKDAGIACFIADQGMSVLEGSLGMLSRRLLVDEAMADQARRILTDAGLGAELRERK, from the coding sequence ATGCATGAGCTTATCCGCGCAAACGACCCTGTCCTGCTCTCATTTGCCGAGAGCCTCATGAAGGATGCGGGCATTGCTTGCTTCATCGCCGATCAGGGCATGAGCGTGCTGGAGGGCTCGCTCGGCATGCTGTCGCGCCGCCTGCTGGTAGACGAGGCGATGGCCGATCAAGCCCGGCGCATCTTGACCGATGCCGGCCTCGGGGCTGAGCTTCGGGAGCGGAAATGA
- a CDS encoding tRNA1(Val) (adenine(37)-N6)-methyltransferase, producing MTQAVADTIDAFHRGLFYIVQPKGRGHRAGMDAMLLAALVADDRPIKVADLGAGAGAAGLAVASRLPKAEVVLFERSAEMANYARRSIDLPDNAHMAGRVSVIEADVTLTAKARNDAGLLDESFDHVIMNPPFNDAGDRRTPDALKAEAHAMTDGLFERWVRTAGAIMIPGGQLSLIARPQSIAEIIDACGKRFGGIEITAIHPREGENAVRILVTAIKGSRARLSLRAPLIMHEEGSHKFSPLVDDFNNGRAAYARL from the coding sequence ATGACGCAGGCCGTGGCTGACACCATAGACGCCTTTCATCGCGGCCTCTTCTACATCGTCCAGCCGAAGGGTAGGGGGCATCGTGCCGGCATGGATGCCATGCTGCTAGCTGCCCTCGTCGCCGATGATCGCCCAATAAAAGTGGCCGATCTCGGTGCTGGTGCAGGTGCGGCGGGTCTTGCCGTTGCGTCCCGCCTTCCGAAGGCTGAGGTCGTGCTATTCGAGCGATCGGCAGAGATGGCCAACTACGCCCGCCGCAGCATCGACCTGCCTGACAACGCCCATATGGCGGGCCGCGTCTCGGTCATCGAGGCCGATGTCACGCTGACGGCCAAGGCACGCAATGATGCAGGCCTGCTCGACGAAAGCTTCGATCACGTTATTATGAACCCGCCGTTCAACGATGCCGGCGATCGCAGGACGCCGGATGCGCTGAAGGCCGAGGCGCATGCCATGACGGATGGCCTGTTCGAACGCTGGGTTCGCACGGCCGGCGCCATCATGATACCGGGCGGACAACTGTCGCTGATCGCGAGGCCGCAATCGATCGCCGAGATCATCGATGCCTGCGGCAAGCGCTTCGGCGGCATCGAGATCACTGCCATCCATCCGCGTGAAGGGGAAAATGCCGTCCGCATCCTCGTGACGGCGATCAAAGGCTCACGGGCACGGCTGTCGTTGCGTGCGCCCCTGATCATGCACGAAGAGGGGAGCCACAAGTTCTCCCCTCTCGTCGATGATTTCAACAATGGCCGTGCAGCCTATGCCAGGCTCTGA
- a CDS encoding Nramp family divalent metal transporter, translating to MDVINPNGKGGWRTERGEASLSDVYRSVGTGRHSSTWRRAAAFLGPGYMVAVGYMDPGNWATSLAGGSKFGYALLTVALLSNIMAIVLQSLCARLAIGSGRDLAQACRDAYPSYVAVPLWAFAEIAIIATDIAEVIGTAIGLNLLFGIPLEIGVLITALDVFVILLLQRLGFRWIEAFIITLLGVIAICFAVQIFLADPQWGAVIRGFLPTTEVVTNPEMLYLALGILGATVMPHNLYLHSGIVQTRSYGHTVPEKKEALTFATIDSTVALCFALLINASILILAAAAFNANGKTDVVELGEAHSLLSPLLGLAIAPTLFGIALLCCGLNSTVTATLAGQIVMEGFLKIRLKPWVRRLITRAIAIVPAAFVTIWYGDQGTAELLILTQVVLSLQLSFAVFPLVMFTASRAKMGELVAPKWLSAVAYVVAVVIAGLNVKLLLDFVTGG from the coding sequence ATGGACGTTATAAATCCGAATGGAAAGGGCGGCTGGCGGACCGAGCGCGGGGAGGCTTCACTCTCCGACGTCTACCGTTCGGTTGGTACGGGACGGCACAGTTCCACGTGGCGGCGCGCGGCAGCCTTCCTCGGCCCCGGCTATATGGTAGCGGTCGGCTACATGGACCCCGGCAACTGGGCAACCTCGCTCGCCGGCGGGTCGAAGTTCGGCTATGCGCTGCTGACCGTCGCACTGCTTTCGAACATCATGGCGATCGTGCTGCAGTCACTTTGCGCGCGCCTTGCGATCGGTTCCGGCCGCGACCTCGCGCAGGCCTGCCGCGATGCCTATCCGAGCTATGTTGCCGTGCCGCTCTGGGCCTTTGCGGAAATCGCCATCATCGCCACCGATATTGCAGAGGTGATCGGCACGGCGATCGGCCTCAATCTGCTTTTCGGCATTCCACTTGAAATCGGCGTGCTGATCACCGCGCTCGACGTCTTCGTCATCCTTCTGCTGCAAAGGCTCGGCTTCCGTTGGATCGAGGCCTTCATCATCACGCTGCTCGGCGTCATCGCGATCTGCTTTGCGGTACAGATCTTCCTTGCCGACCCGCAATGGGGCGCCGTCATCAGGGGCTTCCTACCGACAACAGAGGTCGTCACCAATCCGGAAATGCTCTACCTGGCGCTCGGCATTCTGGGCGCGACCGTGATGCCGCACAATCTCTACCTTCACTCCGGCATCGTGCAGACGCGCTCCTACGGCCATACCGTGCCGGAAAAGAAGGAAGCGCTGACCTTTGCGACAATCGACTCCACCGTGGCGCTCTGCTTCGCACTGCTGATCAACGCCTCGATCCTGATCCTTGCCGCAGCCGCCTTCAATGCCAATGGCAAGACGGATGTGGTGGAACTCGGTGAGGCGCATTCGCTGCTGTCGCCGCTGCTCGGTCTTGCGATTGCACCCACGCTCTTCGGCATCGCGCTGCTCTGCTGCGGCCTGAATTCCACGGTCACCGCCACGCTTGCCGGGCAGATCGTCATGGAAGGCTTCCTGAAAATCCGGCTGAAACCCTGGGTGCGCCGCCTGATCACCCGCGCCATCGCCATCGTTCCCGCGGCTTTCGTGACGATCTGGTACGGCGATCAAGGCACGGCTGAACTGCTGATCCTGACACAGGTGGTACTCAGCCTGCAGCTTTCCTTCGCCGTTTTCCCGCTCGTCATGTTCACAGCGAGCAGGGCGAAAATGGGCGAACTGGTCGCCCCGAAGTGGCTGAGCGCCGTCGCCTATGTGGTCGCTGTCGTGATCGCCGGTCTGAACGTCAAGTTGCTCCTCGACTTCGTGACCGGAGGCTAA